The Erigeron canadensis isolate Cc75 unplaced genomic scaffold, C_canadensis_v1 Conyza_canadensis_unscaffolded:185, whole genome shotgun sequence nucleotide sequence accagtaagaagcaaacttctgtgtctttatccactgctgaagcagaatatgtgtctgcagctagttgttgtgctcagatactctggatgaagcaccagttgcttgattatggtattaagtattcaaagacccctatcttttgtgataataccagtgccattgctatctcaaacaatccagtcatgcactccaagatgaaacacattgatgtcaggtatcattttattcgtgatcatgtaatgaaaaatgatgttgaaacccacttcatccccactgacaaacaacttgctgacatatttacaaaacctttggatgagaaagcttttcaaaatcttatcagtgagttgggaatgttgaacacCCTTAATCTgaaaccttgttatgaacgcctttgtgacactagcagggttctttgattccagatttataaatctataccagtaaagctatcgaacgcctttgtgatactatctttacaccgatagatttatggatcaccattccagggggaaagactcagaccacatttttttatatatatctaagtttcagggggaatttattaatttattttctcactggacaaatttttctggaaaatgtttctagtaccttgtaaatgtgtccctctcattaatattggataagttgatgtgcatgtttgaagtgacttcagtcgctttgtaaatgtgtccctctcatttgtttatgttagttgatgtgcgtgtttgaggattactaGAATGGTTTAATCTGGATACTTACTGGGTGTCCCTCCATTGTACCATCAGTGCATATTCTagtggcctaatccaccagtgaaactggagtgtcttgtcaacctccagatgcattaaaatgagtctttgtgtgtcaagtcattatatgttttttaacacttgatgctagtgcatgccaaccatacaaatttttatctggacagttactgttcaccttatgtggcatgactttttcaacttaaaatgatggttttgttaccttgggaaggcaaaaagtgcaagttggtaatttttttgggttgtcaaccgtcatacatttatgtgtgatggaaAACATTAAATGtagatgtcaaaaccgatcaaaactgttttgaaatttttcaaacttaccgttttgaattccattttctctttcctcaataaatacccatatttaccttcactttcagtttcatctcaaaaatcatttactcccaaatcttcaaatttcttcatttatttccttcttcatttactctccaatcatcatcatctctcttcttaaatttcttttatcaactttaaattccttcaatttcattttcattaatctcaaatggctcccaaACCATCTCCCAAAAATCTCTTAGCCACAAACTATGCTCCTGCTGCCAATGTTAAAAAGGCAAATCACATCTCTTTCTGCCGATGCCATCAGAATAAATATGAACAATTGGCTGaccaaactctcaacaaatcactcGGCAACATCTATTATTGGAAGGTTAAATACCTTTTTCTTAAGTAGTCCCTtatatggtgccctaacctGAAATCtgggcaaaatgtaccatgattATTTGTGTGAATTTTGGTATACTACCGTgtatgtggaaagtgatgagtccatccactacacacttAAACAAGGCACCAAGAGTTTCACCATCACTGTTGATTCCCTaagagatgccctgaggatgaactattttgatgagaatgagatgCCCATTGACATTCCTTCTGGCATCAATACCAGggaagtgtgcaggttgatggggcacactgaGATTATGGATAAGAATGGCCAGCTGCTTAGGAAGGGAACTGTTTATATGAGCAggttttttttgggtaaagggaAAATTATCCTGTTGACTTTATATAACAACACCCAAAAACATTATAAAGCTAGTATGATGGAGTATCACACTAGTTCATATATAGGACATaccctatatatgtatacatgaaAACTAGCATAAAACAAACTAACAAAACTAGCTTTTCCTACACTATAGATAAAATACAGCATAGTCAAGCATTATTAATAAAAGGACAACTAATCAGCCATCTTGATATAAAAACTCTCCACATATACCTCACACCTCTAATGTGCGCACAACTCGAGCTGTCTTCTTAAACCTCAGCTTCCATAATCTTGATCTAACAGTATCTTGTATCAATTTAGCCAAAATATCCGGTGGACGAGCATGGTTTTTAAAGATTCTATTGTTACGTTCCTGCCATATATAATAAGCAGACGCAACAACAACTAACCTTCCAATGACATTACCAATCGATCTAGATTTAGCCCGTGCTATAAGCCATTGCATAATAGAATTCCAATCAGGTTGAACACCATGCATATTGGCCCAGCCACGCATATGACACCAAACCTGATTAGAATAGGAACACTTGAAAAAAAGATGAGTATGTGAATCAAAATCCGCAATGCAAAGGCTACAACACATGACATCCATATTCTTCCGGCGAGTCGGGCTCCATAACAATATTCTATCCTGCGTCAATAGTTTGTTTCGCATTATAAGCCACATCATGAACGCATGACGCGGAATACAATGAGAGAACCAAACTGCTTCAGCCCAATCCACACGTGGTTCCACTCTTCGTAATGAGTTCCAAACGATAGAAGTAGAAGCATCAGTCTCCATGTCATCTGCTCTCTAAACCAGCTTATCACAATTATTCGATAGGGTAATACTTGGAGAATTGCGAAGAATGGGGAATTTGTTCAGCCAATCAGAAGGCCATACCCATGACCCATTACTGATCAAATCAGCCACCTTCGTACTCAATGAGAAACCAACCCGTCTAATATCACTAGGAAGAATGAAATACTGTTACCATTCCCTAGCTTCATCCATATAAAGTTACGAATTGTAGGTCTCATTTTGAGTAGCTTACGCCAACCCCAACTTCCAGAAGCACGAACAGGAATATCCCAAAAGTTCCGTCCTTTAAGATGATGATCATGGACCCATTCAACCCACAGAGAAGACCTGCGTGTTAAAATACTCCATATATGAGACGCCATCAAAGCCTTATTCATATCATCAATCCTCCTGATCCCCAAACCACCTTCAAATTTTGGAACACACACATCCTTCCAAGCAACTTTCGCCTTACCCCGTTGCATTGGACCCTGACACCATAAGAAACCCCGCATAGATTTTTCCAGGTCCTTAATGATTCTAGCAGGAAGTATAAAAACAGATGCCCAGTATAGATGTAATGATGATAATACCGATATAACCAATTGCACCCTTCCTGCAAATGACAAGAATTTATTTCGCCAATCCCCTATTATTTTTTCCATACGCTCAACAAGAATCTTGCAATCCTTCTACAATAATCTGGACGAAATAAGTGGAACACCCAAATACCTTACAGGAAGTCTTCCTTCTTGAAACGGCATGATACTAAGGATAGATGATCTCACTGCATCTGGTACGTTACAAAAGAAAACGGTGCTCTTCTGAACACTAGGTACCAAACTTGACATCTTGGTAAAAGAATCAAATGAATTCATAAGAACCCCCACAGATCTTGTATCACCCCTCGAGAATAGAAATAAATCATCAGCAAAACACAAGTTAATAATCCTTTGCTTGACACACCTGTTATGAAACCGAAAAGACGAATCTAATCAGACTGAATGTTGCAAAATCATCATGAGCACTTCCATCACAAGGGTAAACAAGTATGGTGATATTGGGTCACCTTGGCGAATACCTCTTTTCCCTTTAAAATAACCTTGCAGCTGTCCATTAATACTAATAGAGAAAGACGTAGATGTCACACAACTCATAATCCAATTGACCATGATCCGGTGAAATCCAAATCCCAACAAAATAGCTTGCAAAACCCCCCAATCAACCGTATCATAAGCCTTTTGAATATCCACTTTGAATGAACATCGTGGAGGACCTGAAACTCTATGATAATTATGCATAATAAGGAGCGTAAGAAGTATGTTATCCGAAATTCTCCTACCTGGTACAAATGCAGATTGATTGATTCCAACCACCTCCTTTAAACTATCCTTAATACGGTCAGCCAATATCTTGCTAATGCACTTAAATAACACATTACAACAAGAAATAGGTCGGTAGTCATTAATAGAAGAAGGTGTCGATACCTTTGGAACTAGGACAATATATGTATGATTAATTTCTGGCAATAACTTTCCCTTTCTAAAGAAATCGTGGACAGCAAGTAAGACATCTTTACCAACAATCGACCATGTATTCTTAAAAAATGCCGAAGTAATCCCATCAGGCCCCGGTGCCTTGTTTTCACCAATAGAAAACATAGCCGTCTTTATTTCATCATTAGTTACCTCACGAATCATACTACTAGCAGAATGTTCATTCAAAACGTTAGTGAAT carries:
- the LOC122584265 gene encoding uncharacterized protein LOC122584265, which gives rise to METDASTSIVWNSLRRVEPRVDWAEAVWFSHCIPRHAFMMWLIMRNKLLTQDRILLWSPTRRKNMDVMCCSLCIADFDSHTHLFFKCSYSNQVWCHMRGWANMHGVQPDWNSIMQWLIARAKSRSIGNVIGRLVVVASAYYIWQERNNRIFKNHARPPDILAKLIQDTVRSRLWKLRFKKTARVVRTLEV